From Corallococcus soli, a single genomic window includes:
- a CDS encoding response regulator, with amino-acid sequence MPNSPPLVLLIEDEEDIRDAVSTLLEMEGFQVAQCVHGEDAWAWLGSNPCPDLVLLDLMMPVMDGQSFLSRLAQERMLEGVPIVVLSGSPFQPAGAVAYLRKPVSVNQLMEMVGRFLPSPGAGPEEPPTS; translated from the coding sequence ATGCCAAACAGCCCCCCTCTCGTCCTGCTGATTGAAGACGAGGAAGACATCCGTGACGCGGTCAGCACGCTGCTGGAGATGGAAGGCTTCCAGGTCGCGCAGTGCGTGCATGGCGAGGACGCCTGGGCCTGGCTCGGGTCCAATCCGTGTCCAGATCTGGTGCTGCTGGACCTGATGATGCCGGTGATGGATGGCCAGTCGTTCCTGTCGCGGCTGGCGCAGGAGCGCATGCTGGAGGGGGTGCCCATCGTCGTGCTGTCTGGCAGTCCCTTCCAGCCCGCGGGCGCGGTGGCCTACCTGCGCAAGCCGGTGTCCGTGAACCAGTTGATGGAGATGGTGGGCCGCTTCCTGCCCTCTCCGGGAGCCGGTCCGGAAGAACCTCCCACGTCGTGA
- a CDS encoding AAA family ATPase: MLESITLQNFKSFGEEQIIPLEPITVLVGPNNSGKSNFMSVARFLSNSLVAGISAAAQQEGGFLLHVPPTGDNQCVIGWQIWGVQYAATLSPSMSVLTERASDTAGYSIEFNGTMLRTNNQSAYQPQPNRNHFSFAKPDVGVETPLPLQKLWAPFRNTRSIKLSLGALRADSEVIPQPEIGQDGRGLAAVLGLWRGAMPEKAEALSGFLARCLPEMKDVLVRPAPTPGHQRLWFRQKDGLEFDAEHVSDGVLAFTAMAMHALSAEKGQLLCVEEPEQSIHPKRLRELVDLLKDLVRERGCQFIIATHSTVLLNAFRDETEAILLFRRSETGTRVKRLSDVPELVEALQQTPPGDLLETGAFSAAF, translated from the coding sequence ATGCTTGAGTCCATCACGCTCCAGAACTTCAAGAGTTTCGGCGAAGAGCAGATCATCCCGCTGGAGCCCATCACGGTGCTCGTGGGGCCGAACAACTCGGGCAAGTCGAACTTCATGAGCGTGGCGCGGTTCCTGAGCAACAGCCTCGTCGCCGGCATCAGCGCCGCCGCGCAGCAGGAAGGGGGCTTCCTGCTTCACGTACCGCCCACTGGCGACAACCAATGCGTCATCGGCTGGCAGATTTGGGGCGTTCAGTATGCCGCGACACTGTCCCCTTCTATGTCCGTCCTCACGGAAAGGGCCTCCGACACGGCCGGGTACAGCATCGAGTTCAACGGCACCATGCTGCGCACCAACAATCAATCCGCCTACCAGCCCCAGCCCAACAGGAACCACTTCTCCTTCGCCAAGCCAGACGTGGGGGTAGAAACCCCTCTTCCACTCCAGAAACTGTGGGCGCCCTTTCGCAACACCCGGTCCATCAAGCTCTCTCTCGGCGCACTGCGGGCCGACAGCGAAGTCATCCCTCAGCCTGAGATTGGACAGGATGGTCGTGGGCTTGCCGCGGTCCTCGGTCTCTGGCGCGGCGCCATGCCGGAGAAGGCCGAAGCGCTGAGTGGCTTCCTGGCCCGCTGCCTGCCCGAAATGAAGGATGTGCTCGTCCGTCCAGCGCCCACCCCAGGCCATCAGCGCCTGTGGTTTCGTCAGAAGGACGGATTGGAGTTCGATGCGGAGCATGTCTCCGACGGCGTCCTCGCCTTCACCGCGATGGCCATGCATGCACTCAGCGCGGAAAAAGGACAGCTGCTGTGCGTCGAGGAGCCCGAACAGTCCATCCACCCGAAGCGGTTGCGTGAACTGGTGGATCTCCTCAAGGACCTCGTCCGGGAACGGGGCTGCCAGTTCATCATCGCCACCCACTCGACCGTCCTTCTCAACGCCTTCCGCGACGAAACCGAAGCCATCCTCCTCTTCCGCCGCTCCGAAACAGGAACCCGCGTGAAGCGATTGAGCGATGTGCCGGAGCTGGTGGAGGCACTCCAGCAGACACCGCCCGGGGACCTCCTGGAGACGGGTGCCTTCAGCGCGGCGTTTTGA
- the mobA gene encoding molybdenum cofactor guanylyltransferase — MDGSATFPDVTLAILAGGQGTRLGGVAKGLLTVDGRTVLERLLGLGSSFGDVLLVTNAPAPYARFGPRIVADAVEGRGAPGGVHAALGAARTPWVFAVACDMPFVTEAAARVVLEARAQDVDAVCFEREGHWEPLLAVYRAALVARWGEALAENPSLRQVLSRFRTRTLPESALRAVDPHARALVNVNTAEDLARFGVTLPER; from the coding sequence ATGGATGGATCCGCGACCTTTCCCGACGTGACGCTGGCCATCCTGGCTGGGGGGCAGGGGACCCGGCTGGGCGGTGTCGCCAAGGGCCTGCTGACGGTGGACGGGCGCACGGTGCTGGAGCGGTTGTTGGGGCTCGGATCATCCTTCGGGGACGTGCTGCTGGTGACGAACGCGCCCGCGCCCTACGCGCGCTTCGGGCCGCGCATCGTGGCGGACGCGGTGGAGGGGCGGGGCGCGCCGGGCGGCGTGCACGCGGCGCTGGGCGCGGCGCGCACGCCGTGGGTGTTCGCGGTGGCGTGTGACATGCCCTTCGTCACGGAGGCCGCGGCGCGGGTGGTGCTGGAGGCCCGGGCCCAGGACGTGGACGCGGTGTGCTTCGAGCGCGAAGGGCACTGGGAGCCGCTGCTCGCCGTCTACCGCGCGGCGCTGGTGGCGCGGTGGGGCGAAGCGCTGGCGGAGAACCCGTCCCTGCGCCAGGTGCTGTCGCGCTTCCGCACCCGGACGCTGCCGGAGTCCGCCCTGCGCGCGGTGGATCCGCACGCTCGCGCGCTGGTGAACGTAAACACGGCGGAGGACCTGGCGCGCTTCGGGGTGACGTTGCCGGAGCGATGA
- a CDS encoding molybdopterin molybdotransferase MoeA, with protein sequence MPLTPLPAARMAALEAISPAAPSHLPLLEAHGRFLAARVEASRALPGCDNSAMDGWAVRAEETRGASRDRPARLRIVDTVYAGHLPRRALQPGEAARVFTGAPLPPGADAIVRQEAARADDDGAHVALFVSVLPGHDVRRAGEEVMPGTPLFPPGQRVDATVLGVLASLGESTALVRPAPRVAVVATGDELVAPGQPAQPHQVFESNRVLVAALAREAGADVMHLARSRDDEAELHAHLERLVPQVDVLITTGGASVGDRDCVKRVLARMGARFLVDGVALKPGKPVAVARLGDTAVVVLPGNPGAATVAFDQFARPLLFKHQGVVEQRRVARARLSEGRHKQAGLTYLVTVAALDVRDDGPLPWARLRPQGAGQILQNVAARGWAVLPSGRADFALGEPVDVQLFEQPDFLAVEAA encoded by the coding sequence ATGCCGCTGACTCCCCTCCCCGCCGCGCGAATGGCCGCGCTCGAAGCCATCTCGCCCGCGGCCCCCTCGCACCTTCCGTTGCTGGAAGCCCACGGGCGGTTCCTCGCCGCCCGCGTGGAGGCCTCGCGCGCGCTGCCCGGCTGCGACAACTCCGCCATGGACGGCTGGGCCGTGCGCGCCGAGGAGACGCGGGGGGCCTCGCGCGACCGCCCCGCGCGCCTGCGCATCGTCGACACCGTCTACGCGGGCCACCTTCCCCGGCGCGCCCTCCAGCCCGGCGAGGCCGCGCGCGTCTTCACCGGCGCCCCGCTGCCGCCCGGCGCGGATGCCATCGTCCGGCAGGAGGCCGCGCGCGCCGACGACGACGGCGCGCACGTGGCGCTGTTCGTCTCCGTCCTGCCCGGCCATGACGTGCGCCGCGCGGGCGAGGAGGTGATGCCCGGCACGCCGCTGTTCCCCCCGGGGCAGCGCGTGGACGCCACCGTGCTGGGCGTGCTCGCGTCGCTGGGCGAGTCCACCGCGCTGGTGCGCCCCGCGCCGCGCGTGGCCGTGGTCGCAACCGGAGACGAGCTCGTCGCGCCGGGCCAGCCCGCGCAGCCGCACCAGGTCTTCGAAAGCAACCGCGTGCTCGTGGCCGCGCTCGCGCGCGAGGCCGGCGCGGACGTCATGCACCTGGCCCGCTCGCGCGACGACGAGGCGGAGCTGCACGCGCACCTGGAGCGGCTGGTGCCCCAGGTGGACGTGCTCATCACCACCGGGGGCGCGTCCGTGGGAGACCGGGACTGCGTGAAGCGCGTGCTCGCCCGGATGGGGGCCCGGTTCCTGGTGGACGGCGTGGCCCTCAAGCCCGGCAAGCCCGTGGCCGTGGCCCGCCTGGGCGACACCGCCGTCGTCGTGCTGCCCGGCAACCCGGGCGCCGCCACCGTCGCGTTCGACCAGTTCGCCAGGCCGCTGCTCTTCAAGCACCAGGGCGTGGTGGAGCAGCGCCGCGTCGCCCGCGCCCGGCTCTCCGAGGGACGCCACAAGCAGGCGGGCCTCACGTACCTCGTCACCGTCGCGGCGCTCGACGTCCGGGATGACGGTCCCCTGCCCTGGGCCAGGCTGCGGCCCCAGGGCGCCGGGCAGATCCTCCAGAACGTGGCGGCCCGGGGCTGGGCCGTGCTGCCGTCGGGCCGCGCGGACTTCGCCCTGGGCGAGCCCGTGGACGTGCAGCTCTTCGAACAGCCGGACTTCCTCGCCGTGGAGGCCGCGTGA
- the fdhD gene encoding formate dehydrogenase accessory sulfurtransferase FdhD — translation MLGLIGGSGAGKTTLLERLLPELSSRGLRVACLKHSSHAHPLHRDGSDTARLQAAGAVRVGFATPQGTQLTTAEALSPAHLAHATEAVDLWLVEGWKDGPLPKLEVWREGLGPLLATSRPEVLAVVTDAPALPQALASRSRLPLGDARAVADFIVAWMQEQRGPRGSSALEGPAATAAASHASAAPRPAPSAVSRGITHRPVRRFDGEVLRAAEDDRIAVEEPLEIRVSGDAVATTMRTPGHDRELAVGFLFAEGILQDVDDLGSLFHCGHPGEEGFGNVLEVTPASGAVLDLERVQATRRGTLTTSACGVCGRRSVEDLMAACAPVAPGPVLSAHAVARATEHLRAVQHNFEHTGGVHAAAALDAHGALLAAHEDVGRHNAVDKVVGTLVLARAVRAPRRLPTPPFPAAPAVLAVSGRASFEIVQKAARARIPVVVSVSAASSLAIDLALRSGVTLAAFSRNGRCNVYTGAERLGPDLPTPWNP, via the coding sequence ATGCTCGGCCTCATCGGTGGATCCGGCGCGGGCAAGACGACGCTGCTGGAGCGGCTGCTGCCGGAGCTGTCCTCGCGAGGCCTGCGCGTGGCGTGCCTGAAGCACTCCTCCCACGCGCATCCACTCCACCGCGACGGCAGCGACACCGCGAGGCTCCAGGCCGCGGGCGCGGTGCGGGTCGGCTTCGCCACGCCGCAGGGAACGCAGCTCACCACGGCGGAGGCGCTGTCCCCCGCGCACCTCGCGCACGCCACGGAGGCCGTGGACCTGTGGCTCGTGGAGGGGTGGAAGGACGGGCCGCTGCCGAAGCTGGAGGTGTGGCGCGAAGGCCTGGGGCCGCTGCTCGCGACGTCCCGGCCTGAAGTGCTCGCGGTGGTGACGGACGCACCGGCGCTTCCCCAGGCCCTGGCCTCGCGCTCGCGCCTGCCCCTGGGCGACGCGCGCGCCGTCGCGGACTTCATCGTCGCGTGGATGCAGGAGCAGAGGGGCCCGCGCGGCTCCAGCGCGCTGGAAGGGCCCGCGGCGACGGCAGCGGCCTCGCACGCATCGGCTGCACCACGCCCGGCCCCGAGCGCCGTCTCCCGGGGCATCACCCACCGCCCCGTGCGCCGCTTCGACGGCGAGGTGCTGCGCGCCGCAGAGGACGACCGCATCGCGGTGGAGGAGCCGCTGGAGATCCGCGTCAGCGGTGACGCCGTCGCCACCACCATGCGCACCCCGGGCCATGATCGCGAGCTCGCCGTGGGCTTCCTCTTCGCCGAGGGCATCCTCCAGGACGTGGACGACCTGGGCAGCCTCTTCCACTGCGGCCACCCGGGCGAGGAGGGCTTCGGCAACGTGCTGGAGGTCACCCCCGCCTCCGGCGCCGTGCTCGACCTGGAGCGCGTGCAGGCCACCCGCCGCGGCACCCTCACCACCTCCGCCTGTGGCGTCTGCGGCCGCCGCAGCGTGGAGGACCTGATGGCCGCCTGCGCCCCGGTCGCCCCCGGCCCCGTCCTCTCCGCCCACGCCGTGGCCCGCGCCACCGAACACCTGCGCGCCGTGCAGCACAACTTCGAGCACACCGGGGGCGTCCACGCCGCCGCCGCGCTCGACGCCCACGGCGCCCTGCTCGCCGCCCACGAGGACGTGGGTCGCCACAACGCCGTGGACAAGGTCGTGGGCACCCTGGTGCTCGCACGCGCCGTGCGCGCCCCGCGCCGCCTGCCCACACCGCCGTTCCCGGCCGCGCCCGCCGTCCTCGCCGTCAGCGGACGCGCCAGCTTCGAAATCGTCCAGAAGGCCGCCCGCGCCCGCATCCCCGTCGTCGTCAGCGTCTCCGCCGCCAGCTCGCTCGCCATCGACCTGGCCCTGCGTTCTGGCGTGACGCTCGCCGCGTTCTCAAGGAACGGTCGCTGCAACGTCTACACCGGTGCGGAGCGACTGGGACCCGACCTTCCAACTCCCTGGAACCCTTGA
- the epsZ gene encoding exopolysaccharide biosynthesis polyisoprenyl-phosphate hexose-1-phosphate transferase EpsZ: protein MDTMSSATAGAEVKASPSAAPLTGNAVLEEATDPPRLAPGFAAKLNLTVDVVLLVSVLLGTAWLRGGQTLPLGWELPGMVLTAVLVWLITGTALCLYDSRFAERSKLDHVALVSVTTLAVVTVQAVLELAMPVAAHVGVAPLLVVFWPVALLLRLGVFRQVASQEAPTDEVLIVGTGAMGRYTGEDLSGRGRHKILGYVRFPEDHASGDSLPAQVLGPADELERLLRTLPVSEVYIAGNTLKQGESMQAAIKLAERFGVPFALPAHSFRLDRARPVESRAVADGYLHFAAVAPKPHQMAMKRLFDIAVSAVALWMLLPLFAVVAAAIKFTSRGPIFFKQLRTGQHGKPFYMLKFRSMVVNAEELKERLAAQNEQTGPVFKMKNDPRITGIGRFIRKFSIDELPQFLNVLRGEMSIVGPRPPVPSEVAKYETWQRRRLSVRPGLTCIWQVSGRNQISFEQWMYLDMQYIDHWSLTGDIRLLLQTVPVVITGRGAS, encoded by the coding sequence GTGGACACGATGAGCAGTGCGACTGCAGGCGCCGAGGTCAAGGCATCCCCGTCGGCGGCCCCGTTGACGGGGAACGCGGTCCTGGAAGAGGCCACGGATCCTCCGCGGCTGGCCCCCGGCTTCGCCGCGAAGCTGAACCTCACCGTGGACGTGGTGCTGCTGGTGAGCGTGCTGCTGGGCACCGCGTGGCTGCGGGGCGGCCAGACGCTGCCGCTGGGCTGGGAGCTGCCCGGCATGGTGCTCACCGCCGTGCTGGTGTGGCTCATCACCGGCACCGCGCTGTGTCTCTATGATTCGCGCTTCGCCGAGCGCAGCAAGCTGGACCACGTGGCGCTGGTGTCCGTCACCACGCTGGCCGTCGTGACGGTGCAGGCGGTGCTGGAGCTGGCCATGCCCGTCGCCGCGCACGTGGGCGTCGCGCCGCTGCTGGTCGTCTTCTGGCCGGTGGCGCTGCTCTTGCGGCTGGGCGTCTTCCGCCAGGTGGCCTCGCAGGAGGCCCCCACCGACGAGGTCCTCATCGTCGGCACGGGCGCCATGGGCCGCTACACCGGCGAGGACCTGTCCGGCCGCGGCCGCCACAAGATCCTGGGCTACGTGCGCTTCCCGGAGGATCACGCCTCCGGCGACAGCCTGCCCGCGCAGGTGCTGGGGCCCGCGGATGAGCTGGAGCGCCTGCTGCGCACGCTGCCGGTGAGCGAGGTCTACATCGCCGGCAACACGCTCAAGCAGGGCGAGTCCATGCAGGCCGCCATCAAGCTGGCCGAGCGCTTCGGCGTGCCGTTCGCGCTGCCGGCGCACTCGTTCCGCCTGGACCGCGCCCGCCCGGTGGAGTCCCGCGCGGTGGCGGACGGCTACCTGCACTTCGCCGCGGTGGCGCCCAAGCCGCACCAGATGGCCATGAAGCGCCTGTTCGACATCGCGGTGTCCGCGGTGGCGCTGTGGATGCTGCTGCCGCTCTTCGCGGTGGTGGCGGCGGCCATCAAGTTCACCTCGCGCGGCCCCATCTTCTTCAAGCAGCTGCGCACCGGCCAGCACGGCAAGCCGTTCTACATGCTGAAGTTCCGCTCCATGGTGGTGAACGCGGAGGAGCTCAAGGAGCGGCTGGCCGCGCAGAACGAGCAGACCGGCCCCGTCTTCAAGATGAAGAATGATCCGCGCATCACCGGCATCGGTCGTTTCATCCGCAAGTTCTCCATCGACGAGCTGCCCCAGTTCCTCAACGTGCTGCGCGGGGAGATGAGCATCGTGGGGCCGCGTCCCCCGGTGCCCAGCGAGGTCGCCAAGTACGAAACCTGGCAGCGCCGCCGCCTGTCCGTGCGCCCGGGCCTCACCTGCATCTGGCAGGTGTCCGGCCGCAACCAGATCTCCTTTGAACAGTGGATGTACCTGGACATGCAGTACATCGACCACTGGAGCCTGACGGGCGACATCCGCCTGCTCCTGCAGACCGTGCCGGTGGTCATCACGGGGCGCGGAGCAAGCTAG
- the wzx gene encoding exopolysaccharide biosynthesis flippase has protein sequence MRSTLQLGGSLMVTYAIALGIRALMPRYLGPEAFGYFNWSEAFAATFFVATNLGLETYIRKEVPVRPDHASDFFGTTMLLRLAMTAVLMVALALVLHHTGEPPEVQHLVQWFAVAHSLIVVNASMAALLHSKGKVAGLSISNVITKIVWGGGLALMAAMGVGIQWLAVPMVASEAVKLVISWRLAKVHLGLKFRIDIAATKKVMKKCLPFFLTAAALACNGRTDMSLLGKLASKEEVGWYGGAFSIAGLTFLISPIFGWVLMPMMSRAAARSPQELSHLTRRSLEGVLAFTVPVMMAMVLGADLWVRLMCGPGFEPAALPLRVLSPIFVMAYVTMVSSIWLTMSNKEWWVTLAATMGAVVNPLLNLALIPWLYGRMGASGGATATALSMFFTEVIVTVLFLGRMGRNSFDRRSLVMVAKTAVVCGVCVALDRFLAGSVSAWPRLGLTATTYVVGVLVTGAIRPAELLQVVRMARQRGNAAPSEVVVTATPTV, from the coding sequence GTGCGCAGCACCCTGCAGTTGGGCGGCTCGCTGATGGTGACGTACGCCATCGCGCTGGGCATCCGGGCGCTGATGCCGCGCTACCTGGGGCCGGAGGCCTTCGGTTACTTCAACTGGTCGGAGGCCTTCGCCGCCACGTTCTTCGTGGCCACGAACCTGGGCCTGGAGACGTACATCCGCAAGGAGGTGCCGGTCCGCCCGGATCACGCGAGCGACTTCTTCGGCACCACCATGCTGCTGCGGCTGGCCATGACGGCGGTCCTCATGGTCGCGCTGGCGCTGGTGCTCCACCACACGGGTGAGCCCCCGGAGGTGCAGCACCTGGTGCAGTGGTTCGCGGTGGCCCATTCGCTCATCGTGGTCAACGCGTCCATGGCGGCGCTGCTGCACTCCAAGGGCAAGGTCGCGGGCCTGTCCATCTCCAACGTCATCACCAAGATCGTCTGGGGCGGAGGCCTGGCGCTGATGGCCGCGATGGGCGTGGGCATCCAGTGGCTGGCCGTGCCCATGGTGGCCTCCGAAGCGGTGAAGCTCGTCATCAGCTGGCGCCTGGCGAAGGTGCACCTGGGGCTGAAGTTCCGCATCGACATCGCCGCCACGAAGAAGGTGATGAAGAAGTGCCTGCCGTTCTTCCTGACGGCGGCGGCGCTCGCGTGCAACGGCCGCACGGACATGTCGCTGCTGGGCAAGCTCGCGTCGAAGGAGGAGGTCGGCTGGTACGGCGGCGCGTTCAGCATCGCGGGCCTGACCTTCCTCATCAGCCCCATCTTCGGCTGGGTGCTGATGCCCATGATGTCGCGCGCCGCGGCCCGCTCGCCCCAGGAGCTGTCGCACCTGACGCGCCGCTCGCTGGAGGGCGTGCTCGCCTTCACCGTGCCGGTGATGATGGCCATGGTGCTGGGCGCGGACCTGTGGGTGCGCCTCATGTGCGGCCCCGGCTTCGAGCCCGCGGCGCTGCCGCTGCGCGTGCTGTCGCCCATCTTCGTGATGGCCTACGTCACCATGGTCAGCAGCATCTGGCTCACCATGTCCAACAAGGAGTGGTGGGTGACGCTGGCGGCCACGATGGGCGCGGTGGTGAACCCGCTGCTCAACCTGGCGCTCATCCCGTGGCTCTACGGGCGCATGGGCGCGTCCGGCGGCGCCACCGCCACCGCGCTGTCCATGTTCTTCACGGAGGTCATCGTCACGGTGCTCTTCCTCGGGCGCATGGGAAGGAACTCCTTCGACCGGCGTTCGCTCGTCATGGTGGCCAAGACGGCGGTGGTGTGCGGCGTGTGCGTGGCCCTGGACCGCTTCCTGGCGGGCAGCGTGTCCGCCTGGCCCCGGCTGGGGCTGACGGCCACCACCTACGTGGTGGGCGTGCTCGTCACCGGCGCCATTCGCCCCGCGGAGCTGCTCCAGGTGGTACGCATGGCGCGGCAGCGGGGCAATGCGGCCCCCTCCGAGGTGGTCGTGACGGCCACCCCCACCGTGTGA
- the epsY gene encoding exopolysaccharide export protein EpsY, giving the protein MPSRPSRFRGPGSLSRALACAGLLLLTPACSGLGKYTWVNDYQEKPTESDAAYQIVPGDVLNVRVWGQDSMTTRARVREDGRISLTFLDDVEAAGHSPALLAQQIQTRLKDFINHPVVTVALEEARPMSVTMLGEVANVGAHVLAPGSTLLQALGAAGSFTDYAHRDRIFVLRREDPKVEEPTRIRVKYDDLIRGEGRAAAFRLRPGDVVVVE; this is encoded by the coding sequence ATGCCGTCCCGTCCCTCCCGATTCCGCGGTCCCGGCTCCCTGTCCCGCGCGCTCGCGTGCGCCGGCCTGCTGCTGCTCACCCCCGCGTGCAGCGGCCTGGGGAAGTACACCTGGGTGAACGACTACCAGGAGAAGCCGACCGAATCCGACGCGGCCTATCAAATCGTCCCGGGCGACGTGCTCAACGTGCGCGTGTGGGGCCAGGACTCCATGACGACGCGCGCGAGGGTGCGCGAGGACGGCCGCATCAGCCTCACCTTCCTGGACGACGTGGAGGCCGCGGGCCACTCGCCGGCCCTGCTGGCGCAGCAGATCCAGACGCGGCTCAAGGACTTCATCAACCACCCCGTCGTCACGGTGGCGCTGGAGGAAGCGCGCCCCATGTCGGTGACGATGCTGGGGGAGGTGGCCAACGTGGGCGCGCACGTGCTCGCGCCCGGCTCCACGCTGCTCCAGGCGCTGGGTGCCGCGGGCAGCTTCACGGACTACGCGCACCGCGACCGCATCTTCGTGCTGCGCCGTGAGGACCCGAAGGTGGAGGAGCCCACGCGCATCCGCGTGAAGTACGACGACCTCATCCGCGGCGAGGGCCGCGCGGCCGCCTTCCGCCTGCGTCCCGGCGACGTGGTCGTGGTGGAATAG